The genomic DNA TTTCCATAGGGTCGTTTCCTGTAAGGTCTACATCACTCTTTACCTGAGAATATAAAAGCCCTCCCTTGGGAGTATTAGCCAATTAGCAGCCTGCAGTGACAGACAGGTGTCCCTCATTCAGAGACCTAAAGACTGAAGTCATGAGAACCTAAAAACACATCTGTGAGGAAACTGTGAAGGGATTTATCTTCAGTGTGATGGCAAAGCGAGTAAAGATCAGGAATGTGCTTCCTGACTGTTACTTTGAAGGATTTCTGGAGAAGAGGTCAATAAAAGACAAAGTAGCTCTCCGTCATCTGTAATATTTCACAATATGCAGCAGATTTATCACACACAGTCACAAAGGGCCTCTTTAATTACAATAGATACACATTGAATAACCgtataaacagtatatacaAGTGCTACAGTTTTTACTCTGTTTACAGCAAatgttttaatagtttattattattaagaggAATCTGTTTCACATCCTATATGTCAACTGACATGAAGGTTCTGTTCCACTTAACAGATGCCTTGAGGTTCCTCCATAAAAAAGGAAACTTGTGTTTCCTCAAGTTCAAAAACATTATGAACTTCAACAATGCCAGATGGAATTTGTGAGCAATCTCAGGACTTCTTGCGTTTTTCCTAATGATAGATCTTTtcccttgtttttatttattgttcaacCAGTGATCTAGTTGTTGGAAATCTACCCAAATGGAACCAAATAATAACATTTCCAAGACAATCATGGTTGAACTTTTTTGTTGCATTACAAATGACTTTCCAGAATAGAACTCATGTCATTGAAGATGAAGCTGGCTGGAGGGAAAGATTATATGTAAGTTCTGTTCTTCTAAACAGATAGCTTCAGGTTCCTCCATTAAAACGGAGAAGTTCAAGAAAATGTTTAACTTCAGCAATGCCAGATGGAATTTGTGAGCAATCTCAGGACTTCTTGCATTTTTCCTCATAATGGATTTTTTCCCttgtctttctttatttttcagcGGGTGTTCCTGTTGTTGGAAATCCACCCAAATGCAACCAAATTTCAATCATTTGAGTTGCTCCTGTTGACAAGTGCCCTTTGGCACTTTGGCTTCTTCATAACCTtgctttttttaagtaaatgcaTAATTGTCATGCTCCTTTCACATACCTATACCTTTAAAActtcaatgtttttaaatgcatttaactACAAGCATTTAAAAAGGCACATTTCACTGGAAATGTTCAATAAATTTACACAATTGTACACATGGTTTACAGACAATATTTTTGTCTGTGAAACAGCAgtttgaaatgcacaaaagatgGAAACGCTTCACGGATTTGCGTGTCATCCTTGCGCCTCGTCGACATGAATCTTCGGGTCTCCTTGGTTCTCCTTAGCCTCCCCGATTCTGgtcgctgattggctgagtgcTCAAGCGCTAactgctctgattggttggttcTCCCTAGTTCTCCTTAGTTCTCCTTAGAGGAGGGCGGGCTCAGATTCTGCGTactgctctgattggctcgttCTCCTTAGAGTGAGGGCGGGTCAAATAGGTTTAGTAGGCGGCCATGTTGCCAACGCCCTAGTTTGCATTTGATTTCCATCAGATCGCAAGCTACCGAGAGAAAAGTTAACTTTTCAATCGTTTCCCAGAACTTTCACAAACTTTCTAAAACTTTGAAAAACCATCCCGGTGagtaatacatgttttattatgtcaATTTTTGTAATCTGGGTATTTTACCGCCTTTTTGTTAGCTTTAATATCgtgaaatatgtaatgaaatggACGGAATTAATGTATAAACTGTCTAAGACCGCTGAAAATATGTTGCTTTGTTCCGTTTAAAATACCaattaaaactgtatttcacGTTATTTAGCACTGGCGAAGGACCTTGTCAAATATTGAATGAAACTGTAATTACTACTGTATAAAAACGCTAATGTGTATAAACTGCCTAAGACCGCTGAAAATATGTTGCTTTGTTCCGTTTAAAATACTAACTAAAACTGTATTTCACGTTATTTAGCACTGGCGAAGGACCTTGTCAAATATTGAATGAAACTGTAATTACTACTGTATAAAACGCTAATGTGTATAAGCTGTTTAAGACCGCTGAAAATATGTTGCTTTGTTCCGTGTAAAATATTAACTAAAACTGTATTTCACGTTATTTAACACCGGCGAAGGACCTTGTCAAATATTGAATGAAACTGTAATTACTACTGTATAAAAACGCTGACCTGACggccaaaaaaagcaaaaaaacaaatgtaaagtaTTTGTATTGTACTCCATTTATCCATGTATTCAGTATTTAGTTGATGTTTAGTCATATTAAATAGCTGTAGTTAAATGGATGTTTATTAAACATTAAGCATTAAACATGAATGAATAACTGAATGcattttagaagaaaaatacCACTAACGTGAttaattttgttaaattaattaataattgaaataatttgagaagcatatcaataaaacacagaattcagaaggaaaataataagtTGCCACTCAAAAGGTGTAGGTGGAAGTTCAAAGAACTTATAAGAAATCCTACCCCTCCTTTGTCATTTTATAGTGCTGTATTTACACAATTCAtattcataaaacaaaaaaaaatgagaagcaTAACACTAGATATATTATCGTTTGTTGccttaaaagtaaaatatataaaaggaaACTGGAGAACTAGAGTATAATGTATTAGCGTTTATGGTTGTACAAACCAAGATAAAagaaaaggcaaaaacaaaaaacttttataCGTGTTCCCCCACACCTCAACACAGTATGTTAAATGGGGTAAAATAAGGGTACAGTAGATAGTATATAAAGGCTTGCTTTCTTATCAAGGAGATATTTTGATTTGTTCATTAATGCTacaatttttgctgttttgattTTATAAATTTGTGGTTTTAATGCATAACACCAATCTTGTAATAATACctgttttttaaacacattatattattatttaatgtgtgaATTGTCAAGCTTTAAAAGTCCTTGTATTGCTGTGAGGGGTCATTGACCTTGTGAAAAAGAGAGAATCTTTCTCTATCACACAATAGGCTGGTTTTTTCCACAGCGTGACCTTTGAAATTATGCATTTTCACAATAGGGTTGCTAAACAATAAGATGTAACAGGGACATCTTTGAACAAGACAAAACTCAAGATAAAATGGTCCTTTTGAAGTCTTATCTCGTGTGATGACACCTCTGCATCTCCTTAGTGGGATGGGAAATCTTAGCTTCAAAGAGTCTGCAGAACTCTTTCAGTTCACAATACATGCtcctttggtgtgtgtgtgtgtgtgtgtgtgtgtgtgtgtgtgtgtgtgtgtgtgtgtgtgtgtgtgtgtgtgtgtgtgtgtgtgtgtgtgggtgggtgggtgggtgggtgggtgtgtgtgtgtgtgtgttggggtgaCCTGGGCATTGTTAATTTTAATCAACTCTTCTCTGCTTAATGTCTTCTTATTAGAAAAATGGACTACATTCCAAATTTCACCTGGTCCAACTCTGGAGAAATAATCCTGAAGCCAACACCTGATGCGCAGGCCTATGCCCTTCAGGTGCAAGCCCGGAGCATGCAGATTGGTGGAGTGAAAGGGCCCGCCAGAGTCATTCAGGATGCAAAGCTGTGTATCCAACATGGCCAAGGTGATGTGGAGGATTCCAACCTGCTCCTCAGCCAACATGACCTGCAGTTTGGCAAATATCGTGGCCAGACCTTCTACTGGCTCCTTTGCAATGACATGGGTTACGCTGTCATGATTGTGGCTGCTCATCTGAAGGAGCGTCAGGCTGGCAGTGATAACATGAGCCACACGATGCTGAACAAGGACAGCCTATGTTGCTACGCCAAGCTGTTCCCAGATGTCATGCGGGCTGTTGAGCAGAGGATGCTGTCCGATGGCTCCCTGATTCCAGCATCCTCCTCAGCACTGGATCACAAGGTGGTTGGCTTTGGTAAACACGCCAAACTCACCTACAAAGATTTTTTCGAATCTTCTGTTGCTGAGGTGCAGAGGTGAGTGTCAGTGTGTTGAGAAATACAAGGCAGCTCATGTTTCCTGCTGTCACCTGACAAACACTGTATTTGATTAGCTACAGGAACTGGCTCCGGAGGACCCCTGCTCGCTCAGCTGGTCCAATGATGGACCAGCTGAGAAAGTACGTGCTGTGGAGGGATGAGCAGACGATGAAGGCCTCGACGTCTGCCTCCACCTCCGCCTCCTCCGCCTCTGCCTCCTCCACCTCCGCCTCCGCCTCTGCCTCCTCCACCTCcgcctccacctccacctctgCCTCCTTCGCCTCCGCATCTGTCTCTGCCAGCCCTTCATCTGTGGTGCCTGTGAATGCTCCTCCATCATCAccctcacctcctcctcctcctgtgagGAGAACAAAGAGGATCGCTGTCATAGGTATCTTCATTCCTGTCCCTTAAACATAAGTGTCTTTTCCCAGCAACTTctcaaaaagtcattttacgtGGTCCTAACCCTGCATTCTGTGCGCGCTTTTATAGCGTCGtcttctgatgatgatgatgatgatgatgatgcagcGATGGTGTCCGCTGTGGAGGAAGTGGAAAAGTCCGACCTCCGTCGTAAGTACAAATAGATAATTTCAGTAAAATAAACCTCCCCTCTTTGGTTAATAATTTAGCGACCCACTGTATTTTGCAGCTTTGACTACTCCTACACCTACTCCGCCGCCCACCACGCCTACTCCCGGCCCCACAGCACCACAGGCTCCACCTCCACCTGCAGTGTTGAGACGCACTGCTGTAGTGTCTTCCGCGGACGTGAGTCTTtgtgatttgtatttattttgttcatggTGACGGTGTTTTTTAAGCACGGACATGCAACACTCTGTAGGTGGCAATAATTTATATTCACATTAATGATTTATTGATTTCCACCCCAGGTTTGTCTCCCTGATGCCTGGAGGGAGACGCTGCCCCCAGGACAGCATGCCTGGCTCAGCAGGGCTCTCTTCACCAGGGACTCAGCCGGAAAGGCAGCCCTGAAATCAGAGCTGCAGCTCTGGTACCACCCACCGGGACCACGGCACATCTACTTTCAGACTCCAACCTCTCCCGAAGCCTTCTTCCAGCGTCCCTTCTTCCTGTGGATGCCGTACCGGGTGTGGCGCTGCCCCATCGTGTGCCCAGTCTGCAAACACAAGATGACCTCGTGTGGCATCTATAAGACAGTGCGGCGAGTGCTGGACCGCGACGGCTGGTACTACATGGGCACAGAGTACCTGGAGTGCCGGAGCTGTGGGAAGAAGCTGGCCTCCTGGTGCCTCAGCATCCTTGGCCAGCTGTCGCAGGAGTACCGATCGCAGTTTCCCGCTGTGCTCACATACAGGTAGATCTGGATTACACATCGCTGTTTCAATGTTGTGATATGCGGAGTAGATTGAATAAATCTCCTCCTGCTCCTTTTCCATCAGGCTGGCCTGTGATCGGCGCGTGCTCTCCCAGATGAGCGGTCGCACGCTGGGCAACAGCGCCACGAGGCTGTACACCTTCCTCCGTGAGGAGCACACGAGGGCCTGGATGACTCGCTGCGTGCACTACATGCATGCGTACAGGCAGTTCACCATGCCTAATGTTGAGAGGCCTCCACCTGCCATGTACCCCCAGATGGATCCCGTCCCCGGCCCGCAGTGGATCCTGGCAGCCCATGGCAATCATTGCTATGGGCGAATCGAGGAGATGCAGGCCAGCATCACGTCTGTTTACGGCTCGATCCTGAAGATGGACTCCACCAAGAAGGTAACTGTCATGACAGCACTTGAATACGATGGGTCGTGAGTGAACTCTGACTACATGCATTATGTGCATCTGTGCAGATCACCAAGAAGCTGGCCGGACACGTCGCCGGGACCGCCGGGTGGGTGACAAACGTCGGCAATGAGCACGGACAGGTCCTCATCTCCGTGCTGACGGTGGCCGAGGGCAGCGGCCTGAAGGCCATGGCCCAGGGCCTGATGCGCCGGTACAAGCAGGCGGGGGTGGAGCCTCCCGTGGCGCTGTACGTCGACAGGGACTGCTGCTGCTCCAGCCAGGATGGACGCTCCGCCGCCGGGAGAATGTTCTCAGAGTGGTCCACCCTCAAAGTGAGGTTGGACATCTGGCATTTCATGCGCCGGCTGGCTGGCGTGGTGACCACCGACAGTCACCCTCTGTACGCGAACTTTATGCGCCGCATCTCCGCAGCCATTTTTGTGTGGGACCCGGAGGACGTTGCTCTCCTGAAGCGAGCCAAGGAGGCCGCCGTGCCCGGCTCCTGGGGCACCGTGACGCTGAAGGAGATGGCTCGACACTGTCGGCGTGCCACGCGAGGCACGGAGCTCACGGAGAGGTTCCTGGACGACGTTCTGGACGCGTTCAAAGACGCCACGGACACCATGGGCGTCCCTCTCCTCGACGCAGACCGCGTGGAGCCCATTTGGGCCACGCAGCGCCGCCACGTGTGCTGCATCCAGAACCCTCCTCACGTGCCTCTTTACCTCCAAACCGGCCAGGTGACCATGGGTGGAGTCAGCCTCCCCGTGTACCGCTGCGCCAGAGGTTCCACCTCCTTGGAGTCGTTTCACCTCCACCTCAACCGGTTCATCCCTGGTGAGTTGACACGACGACCGATGCGCTCTGCAGCCTCGCTCTCTGAATTGTCCCTCACCGATCTGACTTCTGTTGTGCGGTTTTAAAGGGACCAGTGCGAACGACATCCACTTTCAGCTCTACCTGCTGGAGGGGCTGACGAGGTGGAACGCAGACCGCAGCCGCGCGACCGTCCAGAGAGGTAGCCGAGGCCCACACCTCTGCTACAGCCCCCGGGAAATGGAGCACGCCAACCAGCTCTCGGTGGAGCTCTTTGGGCAGCGTATGTTGGACGCATACTCGGATCCCTCGCGCCCGTACACAGGTTTGTGTTGTGAGAGAAAAGACGTGTAGCGGGGGGCGTGTCACTCACTTATTCACATGTTGTTACAGGAGAGCTGATTGGAGTGGCCTACCTTTTCGCCCAGACTGGCCAGGTCCTGGAGGACATCCCAGAGGACACGGAGGGACCTCAGGACGAGCAGCAGGTGGATGTGATTGAGGAgggggaagaggaggaaggGCAGGATGTTGACGAGGGCTTCCAGGATCTGATGTTTTACCTGGAAGGCCTCCTGCAGAATCCAGTTCCGCAGCCGCCGGCGTCTACGGCTCAGCCACAAACGGAGGAGGTGGGTAACAATAAATCCTTTATCGGTGCCTCCGTCTGATCAACGGGACTGAGGACGGTCTTCTCTTCTACAGGTTTTTGTGGGCGATGATGGCACTCCCGGCTACCAGCATGTTGTCGGACTGGCTGAACGTCTGGTCCAGCTGCGCTTGCTCAACTGTGTTTCTCAGAGGCAGGCGGA from Gouania willdenowi chromosome 4, fGouWil2.1, whole genome shotgun sequence includes the following:
- the LOC114462201 gene encoding uncharacterized protein LOC114462201; translation: MQIGGVKGPARVIQDAKLCIQHGQGDVEDSNLLLSQHDLQFGKYRGQTFYWLLCNDMGYAVMIVAAHLKERQAGSDNMSHTMLNKDSLCCYAKLFPDVMRAVEQRMLSDGSLIPASSSALDHKVVGFGKHAKLTYKDFFESSVAEVQSYRNWLRRTPARSAGPMMDQLRKYVLWRDEQTMKASTSASTSASSASASSTSASASASSTSASTSTSASFASASVSASPSSVVPVNAPPSSPSPPPPPVRRTKRIAVIASSSDDDDDDDDAAMVSAVEEVEKSDLRPLTTPTPTPPPTTPTPGPTAPQAPPPPAVLRRTAVVSSADVCLPDAWRETLPPGQHAWLSRALFTRDSAGKAALKSELQLWYHPPGPRHIYFQTPTSPEAFFQRPFFLWMPYRVWRCPIVCPVCKHKMTSCGIYKTVRRVLDRDGWYYMGTEYLECRSCGKKLASWCLSILGQLSQEYRSQFPAVLTYRLACDRRVLSQMSGRTLGNSATRLYTFLREEHTRAWMTRCVHYMHAYRQFTMPNVERPPPAMYPQMDPVPGPQWILAAHGNHCYGRIEEMQASITSVYGSILKMDSTKKITKKLAGHVAGTAGWVTNVGNEHGQVLISVLTVAEGSGLKAMAQGLMRRYKQAGVEPPVALYVDRDCCCSSQDGRSAAGRMFSEWSTLKVRLDIWHFMRRLAGVVTTDSHPLYANFMRRISAAIFVWDPEDVALLKRAKEAAVPGSWGTVTLKEMARHCRRATRGTELTERFLDDVLDAFKDATDTMGVPLLDADRVEPIWATQRRHV